Proteins from a single region of Acidianus ambivalens:
- a CDS encoding MFS transporter, which translates to MDRSKLMFIQMLTVIVSMTFAIRASNNMIATTLPLFSKYYFHFTQSEVGILSALLSLGTFITSGVINSRLQSNTRRRFFIISSVAYAIILPLFYFTNSLTIWIVSLLAGLSLGSIMPNIITYAGLLDDRKARERLLSIYTLALSASLVAGPAIETAVLTHFTIPYVFLFFEPFAILSAILSFFIKFPEENGKSARVSVFNNPGFKTAVINILTYNIPFSVILTFGGIYAVDYLHVSFAEVTALFSLFFTTSFLARIYLSIRPPQSVRLHAIAAISMTTIGLLAILFSNNLIIFSIALLILGFPHGLTYPLSVISISRTFKPYERNAANSIFFAIMMIIGIITPTISGFVAELIGIKYLFGTLIPVILILLILLNRYVGYVDKVVLEETRKNSLSISKDSKA; encoded by the coding sequence ATGGATAGAAGCAAGCTAATGTTCATCCAAATGTTAACAGTTATAGTTTCAATGACTTTTGCAATAAGAGCTTCAAATAACATGATAGCAACGACTTTACCTTTATTTTCAAAATACTATTTTCATTTTACGCAGAGTGAAGTAGGAATTTTATCTGCACTATTATCTCTTGGTACATTCATAACTAGTGGTGTAATAAACTCCAGACTGCAGTCTAATACTAGGAGAAGGTTCTTTATAATCTCTTCTGTTGCATATGCAATAATCCTACCGCTATTTTATTTTACAAATTCCTTAACAATATGGATAGTGTCCCTGCTTGCAGGGTTATCGTTAGGATCAATTATGCCAAATATAATTACTTACGCAGGGTTACTAGATGATAGAAAAGCTAGAGAAAGATTATTATCAATTTATACACTAGCGTTAAGTGCAAGTCTTGTAGCTGGACCTGCAATTGAGACAGCAGTTTTAACTCATTTCACAATACCGTATGTTTTCCTATTTTTCGAGCCATTTGCAATACTTTCGGCTATATTATCTTTCTTTATAAAGTTCCCAGAAGAAAATGGTAAATCGGCAAGAGTTAGCGTATTTAATAACCCAGGGTTCAAGACTGCAGTAATAAATATTTTAACTTATAATATACCATTCTCAGTAATTTTGACGTTTGGAGGAATATATGCTGTAGATTATTTACATGTAAGTTTTGCAGAAGTTACTGCTTTATTCTCATTATTCTTTACCACGTCATTCTTAGCTAGAATATACTTATCCATAAGACCTCCACAAAGTGTAAGACTCCATGCAATAGCAGCAATTTCAATGACAACAATAGGATTATTAGCTATTTTATTCTCAAATAATTTAATAATATTTAGCATAGCTTTACTTATCTTAGGTTTTCCTCACGGATTAACTTACCCACTTTCAGTGATTTCTATAAGTAGAACATTTAAACCTTATGAAAGAAATGCCGCCAATAGTATTTTCTTTGCCATAATGATGATTATAGGGATTATAACTCCTACGATATCCGGATTTGTAGCAGAACTAATAGGGATAAAATATTTATTTGGAACATTAATTCCAGTTATATTAATTTTATTGATTTTACTAAATAGATATGTAGGATATGTAGATAAAGTGGTTCTAGAAGAGACTAGGAAGAATTCTCTTTCTATATCTAAAGATTCTAAAGCTTAA
- the nadB gene encoding L-aspartate oxidase: MIYIFGNGIAGLSAAVSLTKSGYKVTVITKKITGGSTYIAKGGIAAAVGSDDSPEIHAKDTLRVGDGLSDERAVNYVTSEAPKAVKTLEEWGFEFATDLRLEGGHSRRRVLHKTDETGRDIYDFLMRKAHELNIPIIEDELLAIKTENNEVKGFITRNRGEIGADKIVLATGGYAYLWKYTSNQSTNTGDGIAIAFRSGALVADMEFVQFHPTVTNLDGETFLLTETLRGEGAILLNDKGERFAFKYHEKGELAPRDVLSRAIYTEYLQGRKVFMDLTKIEDFENKFPVLNAYLKRHGKDKNFKIPVFPGAHFVDGGIRVNIRGESNIKGLYAIGEVSDTGLHGANRLASNSLAEGLVYGVNLPLYIDKWEGLYVDDGEIENVKLHVGSNLSIDEIREINWEDVGIIRNAEKLNKAISIYSSIDIESANEKSNSALVSYLTALAAYKRTESRGNHYREDYPYKDDKWKKRIYFQLSK; the protein is encoded by the coding sequence ATGATATATATTTTTGGTAATGGAATAGCAGGACTTTCCGCCGCGGTTTCTTTAACTAAATCGGGATATAAAGTAACAGTAATAACTAAGAAAATAACTGGAGGATCAACATATATAGCTAAAGGAGGGATTGCCGCAGCAGTAGGTAGTGACGACTCTCCAGAAATCCATGCTAAGGACACTTTAAGAGTAGGAGACGGATTATCTGATGAAAGGGCGGTAAATTATGTCACTTCTGAGGCTCCAAAAGCCGTTAAAACGTTAGAAGAATGGGGCTTTGAATTTGCAACGGATTTAAGATTAGAAGGAGGTCACTCTAGAAGGAGAGTTTTACACAAAACAGACGAAACTGGAAGAGATATATACGACTTCTTAATGAGGAAAGCTCATGAGTTAAATATTCCGATTATAGAAGATGAGTTATTAGCAATAAAAACAGAAAATAATGAAGTTAAAGGGTTTATAACAAGGAATAGGGGTGAAATTGGGGCTGATAAAATAGTTTTAGCAACAGGAGGTTACGCTTACCTTTGGAAATACACCTCAAACCAATCTACAAATACTGGAGATGGAATTGCAATAGCTTTTAGGTCTGGCGCGTTGGTTGCTGATATGGAATTCGTTCAATTTCATCCTACTGTAACTAATTTAGATGGTGAAACATTTCTCTTAACTGAGACTTTAAGAGGAGAAGGAGCAATTTTACTAAATGATAAAGGAGAGAGATTTGCATTTAAATATCATGAAAAGGGAGAACTGGCACCTAGAGACGTGTTATCCAGAGCAATATATACTGAGTATTTACAAGGAAGGAAAGTATTCATGGATCTAACTAAGATAGAAGACTTTGAGAATAAATTCCCGGTATTAAACGCCTATCTAAAAAGGCACGGAAAAGATAAGAATTTTAAAATTCCAGTATTTCCAGGAGCACATTTTGTTGATGGAGGAATAAGGGTTAATATTAGAGGAGAGAGCAACATTAAAGGCTTATATGCTATAGGGGAAGTTAGTGATACAGGTCTTCATGGAGCTAATAGATTAGCAAGTAATTCGTTAGCTGAAGGTTTAGTTTATGGAGTTAACCTTCCACTCTATATAGATAAGTGGGAGGGATTATATGTGGATGATGGAGAAATAGAAAATGTAAAACTACATGTAGGAAGCAATTTATCTATAGATGAAATTAGGGAAATAAATTGGGAAGATGTAGGAATAATAAGAAATGCTGAAAAATTAAACAAGGCGATTTCAATATACTCCTCAATAGATATAGAAAGTGCAAATGAGAAATCAAATTCCGCTTTAGTGTCGTATTTAACTGCACTTGCAGCTTACAAGAGAACTGAGAGTAGAGGCAACCATTATAGGGAAGATTATCCTTATAAAGATGATAAATGGAAGAAGAGAATATATTTTCAGCTCTCAAAATAA
- a CDS encoding DUF3834 domain-containing protein: protein MQVIAAPGPVSYPIIAASTKNKDIKIVFSKEGKADVILDSTVSLVKRGLRINYVTIKELLSVYPNVGKKIGVWRKGSAADVLIRALLATKGINAELVYVDDMRKILEMFKNKEIDGAVVASAFGKGITFEESLGIPGNCGAHVISNEDEFVSAYNEGIDMFKSDPEGFANAVSSTLKVDKEFVINTMKNSVLKVEKLNDDKDFAELVKKFIN from the coding sequence ATGCAAGTAATAGCTGCACCCGGACCCGTATCATATCCCATAATAGCAGCTTCTACCAAAAATAAAGATATAAAAATAGTTTTTTCGAAAGAAGGTAAAGCAGATGTAATACTGGATTCTACAGTATCATTAGTCAAGAGAGGCTTGAGAATAAATTATGTAACTATAAAAGAATTGCTAAGCGTGTATCCTAATGTAGGGAAAAAGATAGGAGTATGGAGAAAAGGTAGTGCTGCTGACGTTTTGATAAGAGCTTTACTAGCTACAAAAGGGATAAATGCAGAGCTAGTGTATGTAGATGATATGAGAAAAATTTTGGAGATGTTTAAAAATAAGGAAATAGATGGTGCAGTAGTAGCTTCGGCTTTTGGAAAAGGGATAACATTTGAGGAATCTTTAGGGATTCCAGGAAATTGCGGCGCACATGTAATTTCTAATGAAGATGAATTTGTATCTGCGTATAATGAGGGAATCGACATGTTTAAGAGCGATCCAGAGGGATTTGCTAATGCAGTATCTAGCACGTTAAAGGTTGATAAGGAATTTGTTATAAATACCATGAAAAACTCAGTATTAAAAGTAGAAAAATTAAATGATGATAAGGATTTTGCAGAGTTGGTAAAGAAATTTATTAATTAA
- a CDS encoding RuvB-like helicase, translating into MVEIKEIKKVPEIEKASIHSHITGLGLDEHGKAIFKADGMVGQEEAREAAGLVVQLVKQGKMAGKGILLVGPSGTGKTALAVAIAKELGEDTPFTAINASELYSTELKKTEVLMQAIRKSIGVRVREKRLVYEGEVKELRIKVAKSRLNPYVQVPREAEITLKTKDDEMKLTAGESIAEQLVRLGVRKGDVIWIDAETGQVVKTGRSKEVAKYDIGGGGVEVPSGPVKKEKELTSTFTLHDLDLNLAARQISFTAIFSLFSEREISDDIRKEVDRLVKDMINKGNAELIPGVLFIDDAHMLDIEAFSFLTKALESELSPILILATNRGMTKIRGTDIESPHGIPLDLLDRLLIIPTKPYNEKEIREIISIRAEELNIELDPQALDELAKIGSQESLRYAVQLLEPANLIANRNGRNVIKPEDIKEVYNYFADVKRSVNYVKEYENLLLK; encoded by the coding sequence ATGGTAGAGATTAAAGAGATTAAAAAGGTTCCAGAAATAGAGAAAGCTAGCATTCATAGTCACATAACCGGCTTAGGATTGGATGAACACGGAAAAGCCATATTTAAAGCTGATGGAATGGTTGGTCAAGAGGAAGCTAGAGAAGCCGCAGGTTTAGTTGTGCAATTAGTAAAACAAGGTAAGATGGCTGGAAAAGGAATTCTTTTAGTAGGACCTTCTGGAACTGGAAAAACCGCACTAGCAGTGGCAATAGCGAAAGAGTTAGGAGAAGATACTCCCTTTACTGCAATAAATGCTTCAGAGCTTTATTCTACAGAATTAAAAAAGACTGAAGTACTAATGCAAGCTATAAGGAAATCCATAGGTGTAAGAGTAAGAGAAAAGAGACTTGTCTATGAAGGGGAAGTAAAAGAACTTAGGATAAAAGTAGCCAAAAGTAGGTTAAATCCATACGTTCAAGTGCCAAGAGAAGCTGAAATTACCTTAAAAACCAAAGACGACGAAATGAAATTAACTGCTGGCGAATCTATAGCTGAACAGCTAGTAAGACTTGGAGTTAGAAAAGGTGACGTAATATGGATAGATGCGGAAACTGGACAGGTAGTAAAGACTGGAAGATCTAAGGAAGTTGCAAAATATGACATAGGAGGCGGAGGAGTTGAAGTCCCATCAGGGCCAGTTAAAAAAGAAAAAGAGCTAACCAGCACTTTCACGCTTCATGACTTAGATCTAAATTTAGCAGCACGTCAAATTTCGTTTACTGCAATATTTTCATTATTCTCAGAAAGAGAAATAAGCGATGATATAAGGAAAGAAGTAGATAGACTAGTAAAAGACATGATAAATAAGGGAAACGCAGAGCTAATTCCTGGAGTGCTTTTCATAGATGATGCACATATGTTGGACATAGAAGCTTTCTCCTTCTTAACAAAAGCGCTCGAATCAGAATTATCACCCATACTCATACTTGCTACTAATAGAGGAATGACAAAAATAAGAGGGACAGATATAGAATCTCCTCACGGAATTCCATTAGACTTGCTCGATAGGCTCTTAATTATACCAACTAAGCCTTATAATGAAAAAGAAATAAGAGAAATAATATCTATTAGAGCAGAAGAACTGAATATAGAACTAGACCCACAAGCGCTGGACGAATTAGCTAAAATAGGAAGCCAAGAAAGTTTAAGATATGCCGTACAGCTACTTGAGCCAGCTAATTTAATAGCAAATAGAAACGGAAGAAACGTGATAAAACCAGAGGATATTAAGGAAGTCTATAACTATTTCGCTGACGTTAAGAGGAGCGTAAATTATGTAAAGGAGTACGAGAATTTATTATTAAAGTGA
- a CDS encoding mechanosensitive ion channel domain-containing protein, which translates to MVNLQINWKRQVVKLLSIIVVLAIIAILLHFLIDFASVHFPVIVPYLNYIYLATDAAIVGIGGYFIIDVLKKIINVYFLGKMEASTARTLSFFIDIALYSILILVILAALGINLTGAAIGGAIGGIAIGLAAQTVLSNVLSGALVTGSKTLKAGDPVLLISWIWGSPIIGETTKVGVVFTEVKTINGNIVKVPNSAFLGNTVFTKLEGENSLVYPLQITVNADVPADKVMEKAKNYIKDELSKQKIPYPEIYFTNKTGGTNVFTVILHFDNLNMLNSLLSVVNNAFDKAYWDTKNEVSKT; encoded by the coding sequence ATGGTCAATTTACAAATAAACTGGAAAAGACAAGTAGTGAAGTTGCTTTCAATAATAGTAGTTTTAGCAATTATTGCAATTTTACTTCATTTCTTAATAGATTTCGCGTCAGTACATTTTCCTGTAATAGTACCTTATTTGAATTATATATATTTAGCAACAGATGCTGCAATAGTAGGTATAGGAGGATATTTTATAATAGATGTATTAAAGAAAATTATTAACGTATACTTCTTAGGTAAAATGGAAGCTAGTACTGCTAGAACGCTCTCATTTTTTATAGATATAGCGCTTTATTCAATTTTAATCTTAGTAATATTAGCAGCATTAGGAATAAACCTAACTGGAGCCGCTATAGGCGGTGCTATTGGAGGTATAGCAATAGGTTTAGCAGCTCAAACTGTGCTTTCTAACGTCTTATCTGGAGCATTGGTGACAGGCAGTAAAACTTTAAAGGCAGGCGATCCAGTATTACTAATTTCGTGGATTTGGGGCTCTCCCATTATCGGAGAAACAACTAAGGTTGGCGTCGTATTTACTGAAGTAAAAACTATCAATGGAAACATTGTAAAAGTCCCGAATTCAGCATTTCTAGGTAATACTGTATTTACAAAATTAGAAGGAGAAAATTCTCTCGTTTATCCTTTACAAATTACAGTTAATGCAGACGTACCTGCAGATAAAGTGATGGAGAAGGCTAAAAATTATATTAAAGACGAACTAAGTAAACAAAAAATTCCTTATCCGGAAATTTATTTTACAAACAAGACTGGCGGAACTAATGTGTTTACTGTAATATTACACTTTGATAATTTAAATATGTTAAATTCCCTACTAAGTGTAGTTAATAATGCGTTTGATAAAGCATATTGGGATACTAAAAATGAAGTAAGCAAAACCTAA
- a CDS encoding OsmC family protein: MEFIINLYGNSENPVVEIHGKKSSINELYKEGPLYAFLLSIPHCIITMFEHLAKKEGIQVKVCKVRSTYYLDDSLLLLGKYAIKNIKIEIYGDCDKEELKELVEKFKQNCPIYLSLSDKIQLLPYVD; this comes from the coding sequence ATGGAATTTATTATTAATTTATATGGTAACTCTGAAAATCCCGTTGTCGAAATTCATGGCAAAAAGTCCTCGATAAATGAATTATATAAAGAAGGTCCACTTTACGCATTTCTATTATCTATTCCTCATTGCATAATTACAATGTTTGAACACTTAGCCAAAAAGGAGGGTATACAAGTGAAAGTATGTAAAGTAAGGAGTACTTATTACTTAGATGACTCTCTGCTATTATTAGGAAAGTATGCAATAAAAAATATAAAAATAGAGATTTATGGCGATTGTGATAAAGAGGAACTTAAAGAGCTAGTAGAGAAATTTAAACAGAATTGCCCCATATATCTAAGCCTTAGCGATAAGATTCAACTTTTGCCATATGTAGATTAG
- a CDS encoding NUDIX hydrolase — translation MINGRREYIFSSQNKIILTCDAAVVLLLNCENKFLLIKRSTNPNDPWSGNMALPGGHREGNEDCETTAKRECKEETGIEPEIIAFLGYYSPHNANITVAAFLGRTCFSKIKRDKKEVAKYFWVSFSELKKGEECFYYKKYRIWGMTYRIIRDYMEKFSPATDTSSFRSVGHSSL, via the coding sequence ATGATAAATGGAAGAAGAGAATATATTTTCAGCTCTCAAAATAAAATAATATTGACATGTGATGCTGCTGTAGTTTTATTACTTAATTGCGAAAACAAATTTTTATTGATAAAAAGATCTACCAACCCTAATGATCCTTGGAGCGGTAATATGGCATTACCTGGTGGGCATAGAGAAGGAAATGAAGACTGTGAGACAACAGCAAAAAGAGAATGCAAAGAAGAAACTGGAATTGAGCCAGAAATAATAGCTTTTCTCGGTTATTATTCGCCTCATAATGCTAACATTACTGTTGCAGCCTTTTTAGGTAGAACATGTTTTTCAAAGATTAAGAGGGACAAAAAGGAAGTTGCAAAGTATTTTTGGGTAAGTTTCTCAGAGCTAAAGAAAGGCGAGGAATGTTTTTATTACAAAAAGTATAGAATATGGGGGATGACTTATAGGATTATTAGAGATTATATGGAAAAATTCAGTCCGGCAACTGATACTTCATCCTTCCGTTCCGTCGGCCATTCATCACTTTAA
- a CDS encoding molybdate ABC transporter substrate-binding protein, protein MDLTLQLFDVLEDIWGDTSGIKMSFAGNQWFAAKDVLDFLKSKGYKVYLETIPPGMVRKRAEGESLKVGNLYISFTPEIVSLPPSLLEGLKIKKKVEYAENDIVIVFRGAEINNLCDLKGRRVAIPNPSIEGIGQLFKELYEEECGDYEDLINYGGVYITKVHHREIPHMLKLGDIDAGIMWRTEAIYWTFKYTVPQHNKKGKLAFALLDNASEKAEEVFNLLTSTEVKQIYEKYGFKWIADNS, encoded by the coding sequence ATGGATCTTACACTCCAGTTATTTGACGTTCTAGAAGATATTTGGGGAGATACTTCAGGGATAAAGATGTCATTTGCAGGAAACCAATGGTTTGCTGCAAAAGATGTACTCGACTTCCTTAAAAGTAAAGGGTACAAAGTTTATTTAGAAACTATTCCTCCAGGAATGGTTAGAAAAAGAGCTGAAGGAGAATCTCTGAAAGTTGGAAACTTATATATATCGTTCACTCCAGAAATAGTTTCATTGCCTCCTTCACTACTTGAAGGGTTAAAAATTAAGAAAAAAGTAGAATATGCAGAAAACGATATTGTAATAGTTTTCAGAGGAGCTGAAATAAATAATTTGTGTGACTTAAAAGGAAGAAGAGTGGCAATACCTAATCCGAGCATTGAGGGAATAGGCCAATTATTTAAGGAATTGTACGAGGAAGAGTGCGGGGATTATGAAGACTTAATCAATTACGGTGGAGTTTACATAACTAAAGTTCATCATAGAGAAATACCGCATATGTTAAAGCTAGGAGACATAGATGCAGGAATAATGTGGAGAACGGAAGCAATATATTGGACATTCAAATATACTGTGCCACAGCATAATAAGAAGGGAAAATTAGCATTTGCATTATTAGATAATGCTTCAGAAAAAGCAGAAGAAGTATTTAATTTACTTACCTCAACAGAAGTTAAACAAATTTATGAAAAATACGGATTTAAATGGATTGCCGACAATAGTTAA
- a CDS encoding helix-turn-helix transcriptional regulator: MKTLLLFSLLAFILILSPTSSASTNVIFFKYPGNVVILDCSSKVVFIPKCATHIIVNVSYISNGSCRIILTRLPANISFIYHSQGVIEFSEPFNSKIIIELPRYTRIEYINTPPISFNISNGKIFITFYSDNVTILYYINVQNRNNILYNPFLYLGVISITGSIMIIYKIMKGRSKIEVQTQEIDERDKKIIEAIKSGADNLTKIAELSSLPRTTVYRRVKKLVSLGIVNEIRENGKIRYEIKGDKNEKGK; encoded by the coding sequence ATGAAGACTTTACTGCTATTTTCACTGCTAGCATTTATACTCATACTATCTCCAACGTCTTCGGCGTCAACTAACGTTATATTCTTTAAATATCCTGGAAACGTTGTAATTCTTGACTGTTCTTCAAAGGTAGTTTTTATACCTAAATGTGCTACACATATCATAGTTAATGTAAGTTATATAAGTAATGGAAGTTGTAGAATAATTTTAACTAGATTACCTGCAAATATATCCTTTATTTATCATTCTCAAGGTGTTATAGAATTTTCAGAGCCTTTTAATTCTAAGATAATAATAGAATTACCACGCTATACTAGAATAGAATACATTAATACACCTCCTATTTCCTTTAATATATCTAATGGAAAAATCTTTATAACATTTTATTCCGATAATGTTACTATTTTGTATTATATAAATGTTCAGAATAGGAATAATATTCTTTATAATCCGTTTCTTTATCTAGGTGTAATAAGTATTACTGGGAGTATTATGATAATATATAAAATTATGAAAGGAAGAAGTAAGATAGAAGTGCAGACTCAAGAAATTGATGAGAGAGATAAGAAAATAATTGAGGCGATTAAATCGGGAGCAGATAATTTAACTAAAATAGCAGAATTAAGTTCCTTGCCTAGGACTACAGTATATAGAAGAGTAAAAAAGTTAGTTAGTCTTGGAATAGTAAATGAAATAAGAGAAAATGGAAAAATTAGGTATGAAATAAAAGGTGACAAAAATGAAAAAGGTAAGTAG